The Burkholderia mayonis DNA window ATCGGCCGCGACAACCAACTTCCGTGGAAACTCCCCGAGGATCTCGCGTTCTTCAAGCGCACGACGATGGGCGCACCGATCGTCATGGGCCGCAAGACGCATGAATCGATCGGCCGGCCGCTGCCCGGTCGCCGCAACATCGTCGTCACGCGCGACGCCGCGCGGCGCTTCGACGGCTGCGACACGGTTTCGTCGCTCGACGACGCACTCGCCCTCGCTGCGCGCGACGGCGCGGCCGAGGCGTTTCTGATCGGCGGCGCGCAGCTCTACGCGGAGGGCCTGCGGCACGCGGACAAGCTGGTCGTCACCGAGATCGACAAGGACTTCGAAGGAGACGCGTCGTTTCCCGCGCCCGATCCCGCGCAATGGGAAGAGGTGTCGCGCGACGCACATCGCGCGGCGGAGCCGAACGATTTCACGTACGCTTTCGTCGTCTACCGGCGCAAGCGCGCCGGCTGACGCGGGCGGCGGCGCGCGTCCACGCGCCGCTGCGGCAAAGACGCCCAAAAAGACAAAACCCCTCGTTCCGAAAAACGAGGGGTTCGTCAGCATTCTAAAGCGCCGCTTGCCGTGGCGCTTTTTGCTTTTACACGATCGAACCGATCGCGACGCTCACTGCCCCGCGATCGTCATCTGCTCGATCAGCACCGAGCCCGTCGCCTTCGTCCCGCGCACGATCGAATCCGCGCCGATCGCGACGATGTGGCGGAACATCTCCTGCAGCGTGCTCGCGACGGTGATCTCCTCGACCGGATACTGAATCTCGCCGTTCTCGACCCAGAAGCCCGCCGCGCCGCGCGAATAGTCGCCCGTCACGTAGTTGACGCCCTGCCCCATCAGTTCCGTCAGCAAAAGACCCGTGCCGAGCTTCTTCAGCATCGCGTCGAAGTCGTCGGTCGGCCGCGTGAGCGCGCTCTTCAGCGCGATGTTGTGCGAGCCGCCCGCGTTGCCGGTCGTCTGCGTGCCGAGCTTGCGCGCCGAGTACGTCGACAGGAAATAGCCCTCGACGACGCCGTCCTTCACGACGCTGCGCGCGCGCGTGCGAACGCCTTCCTCGTCGAACGGCGCGCTGCCCATCGCGCGCGGCACGTGCGGGTCCTCGACGATCTGCACGTGCGGCGCGAACACCTCTTTGCCGAGGCTGTCGACGAGGAACGACGTCTTGCGATACAGTGCGCCGCCGCTCACCGCCTGCACGAACGCGCCGAGCAAGCCTGCCGCGAGCGGCGCCTCGAACAGCACCGGCACCTTGCGCGTATCGAGGCGGCGCGCGCCGATCCGCGCGAGCGCACGCTCGGCCGCATAACGGCCGACCGACTCGGGCGAAGCGAGCTCGTCCGCGCGGCGCTTCGACGTGTACCAGTCGTCACGCTGCATGTGGCGGCCGCTGCCCGCGATCGGCGCGCACGCGATGTAGTGGCGCGAGTACGGATAGCCGGCAAGAAAGCCGCGCGACGTCGCGAGCACGAACTGCGAGTGCTGCGCGGACACGCTCGCGCCCTCAGAATTGCGGATCTGCGGGCTGACCGCAAACGCGGCGTCCTCCGAGCGGCGCGCGATGTCGACCGCTTCGTCGGCCGAGATGCGCCACGGATGATAGAGATCGAGATCGCGCGGATCGGTTTCGAGCAGCTCGGCTTCGGCGAGCCCCGCCGCGTCATCCTCGGCCGTGAAGCGCGCGATGTTGTACGCGGCCGCGACCGTGTCCTTCAGCGCGGCGGGCGAGAAATCCGACGTGCTCGCGTTGCCGCGCTTCTTGCCGATGAAGACGGTCACGCCGACCGTCTTGTCGCGGTTGTGCTCGATCGTCTCGACCTCGCCGCGCCGCACCGACACCGACAGGCCGTCGCCCTCGGAGATTTCGGTCGCGGCGTCGGTCGCGCCGAGCGCCTTCGCGTGCCGGAGGATATCCGTCGCGATTTCTTTCAGTTCGTTCTGCGTGTGCGGGAAATAGTGCGCCTGGGCGTCGAGGTTTGCAGCCATCGTCGTGGTATCCGGTGGCGGGCGGTTCGCCCGCGTGTTTCAAAATGTGCGTATCCCGCGATCATAGCAAGGTCCGGCGCGGGCGACGCGGGTCGGCGAACGCGGTGCGCGGCGTGCGGTGCGCGGCGCGATACAATGCCGCCCATGACACGCAAAACCCGTATCCAACCGATCGAGCCCGCCGCCGAAGACGCCAGCCACGGTTACGATCGCCCCAGCAAGTCCCAACTGAAGCGCGACATGCACGCGCTGCAGGAGCTGGGCGTCGCCCTCGTCGAGTTGCCGAAGGATGCGTTCAAGCGCATGCCGATGCCGGAAGATCTCGCCGAAGCCGTGCGCGAGGCGCGCCGCATTACCGATCATGAGGGCAAGCGCCGCCAGATCCAGTACGTCGGCCGCGTGATGCGCTCGCTCTCCGCCGACGAAACAGCCGCGCTGCGGCTGGCGCTCGACACGCAGCGCGGCGTCAACAAGGCCGAGACCGCACGCCTGCACTGGATCGAGCGCACCCGCGAGCGACTGCTCGCGAGCGACGACGCGCTGACCGCGTTCATCCACGAGCATCCGGCCGCCGACGTGCAGGAAGGCCGCATGCTGATCCGCAACGCGCGCAGGGAAGCGCAGCAGGGGAAGCCGCCCCGCTACTTCCGCGAGCTGTTCCAATGGATCAAGACGGCGAGCGGCGCGGCAGGCGACGCGGACGATTCGCCCGATCACGCCTCTTCTTCCGACAATGACGACGACGAAGCGTAACCATCCCGACGAACTCGTGATCGGCCTCGTGTCGATCAGCGACCGCGCCAGCAGCGGCGTCTACGAGGACAAAGGCATTCCCGCGCTGAAGGAGTGGCTCGCGTCGGCGCTTGCGTCGCCGTGGCGGGCCGAGACGCGACTCATCCAGGACGACGCGCCGACGATCTCGGCGACGCTCGTCGAGCTCGTCGACGCGGCCGGCTGCGACCTCGTGCTGACGACGGGCGGCACGGGCCCCGCGCGCCGAGACGTGACGCCCGAGGCGACGCTCGCGGTCGCGACGAAGGAGATGCCGGGCTTCGGCGAGCAGATGCGGCAGATCAGCCTGAATTTCGTGCCGACCGCGATCCTGTCTCGGCAGGTCGCGGTGATCCGCGAGGCCGCGGATCACGCGGCGCTGATCGTGAACCTGCCCGGCCAGCCGAAATCGATCAAGGAAACGCTCGAAGGGCTGCGCGGCGACGGCGGCAAGGTCGAGGTGCCGGGCATTTTCGCTGCGGTGCCGTATTGCATCGACCTGATCGGCGGCCCTTACGCGGAGACGAATCCGGCCGTATGCGCGGCGTTCCGGCCGAAGAGCGCGGTGCGCGCGCCGAAATGATCGCCGCGGCGCAGCGACGCCCGCCCGCCTCCCCGGCCCGGCGCCACGACGCGCGGACCGCCGCTCAAGCGGTTTCGCCTGCCGGCGCGGCCGGAATCAGGAAGTGCTCGCGGTAGTACCTGAGCTCGTCGATCGACTCGTGGATGTCGGCAAGCGCCGTATGCATCGCGCGCTTCTGGAAGCCCTTGTAGATCGCAGGCTGCCAGCGCCGGCACAGCTCCTTGAGCGTGCTGACGTCGAGGTTGCGGTAATGGAAGAAGCGCTCGAGTTCCGGCATCCAGCGCGCCATGAAGCGGCGGTCCTGGCAGATCGAGTTGCCGCACATCGGCGACTTGCCAGGGGGCACGTGCTGGCCGAGGAACGCCTCGATCTGCGCGGCGGCGTCCGCCTCGGTGACGGTCGACGCGCGCACGCGGTCGATGAGGCCGGAACGGCCGTGCGTGTTCTTGTTCCAGTCGTCCATCTTCGCGAGCGTCTCGTCGCTCTGATGGATCGCGAACACGGGGCCTTCGACCGCGATGTCGAGGGTCGAATTGGTGACGACGACGGCGATCTCGATGATACGGTCGCTGTCCGGGTTCAGGCCTGTCATTTCCATGTCGAGCCAGACGAGGTTCAGTTCGTTGCGAACGAGCGCGGGCTGGCCGGCCACGGCAGAGATATCGGTCATGAGCAATCCTGGGAAATGGACGGGCGGCGCGCGCGCCGCCACGCGGACCGGCAAGCGACAAGCGGGCCGGGTCCGCAAGAACATATAATTCTCGCATAGATACCACTAGCGCCCTCGATGTCCGCCTATACCTTCACCCTGCTCTTCGCCGTCGCGCTCGTCGCGATGACGGGCACCAAGCTGTGGCTCGCGTCGCGGCAGATCCGCTTCGTCGCCGCACATCGCGGCCGCGTGCCCGCGCAGTTCCGCGAAACGATCCCGCTTACCGCGCACCAGCGCGCCGCCGACTACACGGTCGAACGCACCCGGCTCACGATGTTCGAGATCGTCGTCGGCTCGGCCGTGCTC harbors:
- the mog gene encoding molybdopterin adenylyltransferase, with translation MTTTKRNHPDELVIGLVSISDRASSGVYEDKGIPALKEWLASALASPWRAETRLIQDDAPTISATLVELVDAAGCDLVLTTGGTGPARRDVTPEATLAVATKEMPGFGEQMRQISLNFVPTAILSRQVAVIREAADHAALIVNLPGQPKSIKETLEGLRGDGGKVEVPGIFAAVPYCIDLIGGPYAETNPAVCAAFRPKSAVRAPK
- the pmbA gene encoding metalloprotease PmbA yields the protein MAANLDAQAHYFPHTQNELKEIATDILRHAKALGATDAATEISEGDGLSVSVRRGEVETIEHNRDKTVGVTVFIGKKRGNASTSDFSPAALKDTVAAAYNIARFTAEDDAAGLAEAELLETDPRDLDLYHPWRISADEAVDIARRSEDAAFAVSPQIRNSEGASVSAQHSQFVLATSRGFLAGYPYSRHYIACAPIAGSGRHMQRDDWYTSKRRADELASPESVGRYAAERALARIGARRLDTRKVPVLFEAPLAAGLLGAFVQAVSGGALYRKTSFLVDSLGKEVFAPHVQIVEDPHVPRAMGSAPFDEEGVRTRARSVVKDGVVEGYFLSTYSARKLGTQTTGNAGGSHNIALKSALTRPTDDFDAMLKKLGTGLLLTELMGQGVNYVTGDYSRGAAGFWVENGEIQYPVEEITVASTLQEMFRHIVAIGADSIVRGTKATGSVLIEQMTIAGQ
- the yjgA gene encoding ribosome biogenesis factor YjgA — protein: MTRKTRIQPIEPAAEDASHGYDRPSKSQLKRDMHALQELGVALVELPKDAFKRMPMPEDLAEAVREARRITDHEGKRRQIQYVGRVMRSLSADETAALRLALDTQRGVNKAETARLHWIERTRERLLASDDALTAFIHEHPAADVQEGRMLIRNARREAQQGKPPRYFRELFQWIKTASGAAGDADDSPDHASSSDNDDDEA
- the orn gene encoding oligoribonuclease, coding for MTDISAVAGQPALVRNELNLVWLDMEMTGLNPDSDRIIEIAVVVTNSTLDIAVEGPVFAIHQSDETLAKMDDWNKNTHGRSGLIDRVRASTVTEADAAAQIEAFLGQHVPPGKSPMCGNSICQDRRFMARWMPELERFFHYRNLDVSTLKELCRRWQPAIYKGFQKRAMHTALADIHESIDELRYYREHFLIPAAPAGETA
- a CDS encoding dihydrofolate reductase, encoding MTTLTLIVARARNGVIGRDNQLPWKLPEDLAFFKRTTMGAPIVMGRKTHESIGRPLPGRRNIVVTRDAARRFDGCDTVSSLDDALALAARDGAAEAFLIGGAQLYAEGLRHADKLVVTEIDKDFEGDASFPAPDPAQWEEVSRDAHRAAEPNDFTYAFVVYRRKRAG